A genomic stretch from Desulfohalobium retbaense DSM 5692 includes:
- a CDS encoding PaaI family thioesterase, whose translation METTEWIQCAPFERLLQMEIMEARDGGASLRMPVTPDVTQGGGLLHGGALMGLADTAVAMAIKSLLEPGTRFATTEAHSEFLAPVREGDVFVRAQVTGHEDRHLRGEALVYDAANREVMRFSARFTIAREDFEQLQGAPHDV comes from the coding sequence ATGGAAACAACCGAGTGGATACAGTGCGCGCCCTTCGAGCGGTTATTGCAGATGGAGATTATGGAAGCCAGGGATGGCGGGGCCAGTTTGCGCATGCCGGTTACCCCGGACGTTACCCAAGGTGGCGGATTGTTGCATGGTGGGGCGTTGATGGGCTTGGCCGATACAGCGGTGGCAATGGCTATCAAAAGCCTGCTGGAGCCGGGAACCCGGTTCGCGACCACGGAAGCGCATAGTGAATTTCTGGCTCCGGTTCGGGAAGGCGACGTCTTTGTCCGGGCCCAGGTCACAGGGCATGAGGATCGCCACCTCCGGGGCGAGGCCCTGGTCTACGACGCGGCAAATCGGGAGGTTATGCGTTTTTCAGCCCGGTTCACCATCGCCAGGGAGGATTTCGAGCAACTCCAGGGCGCACCCCACGACGTCTGA